The following proteins are co-located in the Anas platyrhynchos isolate ZD024472 breed Pekin duck chromosome 1, IASCAAS_PekinDuck_T2T, whole genome shotgun sequence genome:
- the LOC140002645 gene encoding putative transporter SVOPL, giving the protein MAAAPKEAVNTIALEEIHTEGQEPPKGQNTFTVEEAVETIGFGRFHIALFLIMGSTGVAEAMEIMLIAVVSPLIRCEWQLHDWQVALVTTVSDLCSPMQVILHKGSVCSTTTLRNTHFPIDQINSKSSPRGQATTLKFQEAICHEHTSMPRSVKPK; this is encoded by the exons atGGCCGCTGCACCGAAAGAGGCAGTAAACACTATTGCCTTGGAGGAAATCCACACGGAGGGCCAAGAACCCCCCAAAG GGCAGAATACATTTACGGTGGAAGAAGCTGTGGAAACCATTGGGTTTGGGAGGTTCCACATTGCACTTTTCCTAATCATGGGAAGCACCGGG GTGGCTGAAGCCATGGAGATCATGCTAATAGCTGTTGTGTCTCCCCTCATCCGATGTGAGTGGCAGCTTCATGACTGGCAGGTGGCTCTAGTGACGACGGTGAGTGACTTGTGCTCCCCCATGCAAGTCATCCTCCACAAGGGCAGTGTCTGCAGCACCACCACGCTTCGTAACACACATTTCCCAATTGACCAAATAAATTCCAAGTCCTCCCCTCGGGGACAGGCCACAACTTTAAAATTCCAGGAGGCAATCTGTCATGAGCACACATCCATGCCCAGAAGCGTAAAGCCAAAATGA